One Vigna unguiculata cultivar IT97K-499-35 chromosome 7, ASM411807v1, whole genome shotgun sequence genomic region harbors:
- the LOC114190267 gene encoding protein NRT1/ PTR FAMILY 5.2-like yields MERGRRVSDYAEDGTVDLKGKPVLKAKSGGWKACSFLLVYEVFERMTYYGISSNLVLYLTRKLHQGTVTASDNVNNWVGTNYITPILGAYVADAHLGRYWTFVISSVIYLLGMCLLTLSVSLPSLKPPECHEMDVTKCKKATTLQLGVFYGALYILAVGGGGTKPNISTIGADQFDDFDPKEKAYKLSFFNWWFSSIFVGTLFSFTVLVYIQDNVGWALGYGIPTIGLAIAFITFMAGTPFYRHRLASGSSFTRIARVIVAAVRKRNVNVPVDSTQLHELDVEEYRKKGKFRINSTHTLRFLNKACVRSSSSTSEWMLCTVTQVEETKQILRMIPIWVATFIPSTMLAQTNTLFVKQGVTLDRHIGRFNIPPASLIAFTSFTMLVCVVLYDRVFVKIMKRFTKNPRGITLLQRMGIGIMIHIVTMIVASLTERYRLKVAKEHGVVQNGKQVPLSIFILAPQFVLMGLGEAFLEVSKIEFFYDQAPESMKSLGTSFSITTVGIGSFISSFLLSTVSSITKKNGHKGWVLNNLNASHLDYYYAFFVVLNFLNFIFFMFAAKYFVYRAEISDSIDVLAQELKEKRCDVSN; encoded by the exons AtggaaagaggaagaagagtgAGTGATTATGCAGAAGATGGAACTGTGGATCTCAAAGGAAAACCTGTTCTCAAAGCTAAGAGTGGTGGTTGGAAAGCTTGTTCTTTTCTTCTTG TATACGAGGTGTTTGAAAGAATGACATACTATGGGATATCATCAAACTTGGTTCTGTATCTGACAAGGAAGCTTCACCAAGGCACTGTCACTGCTTCTGACAATGTCAATAATTGGGTTGGCACGAACTATATAACTCCTATATTAGGTGCCTATGTTGCTGATGCTCACCTTGGTCGCTATTGGACTTTCGTCATTTCCTCTGTTATCTATCTACTG GGTATGTGTCTGCTTACACTATCAGTTTCCCTTCCAAGTTTAAAGCCTCCAGAGTGCCATGAAATGGATGTGACAAAATGCAAGAAGGCCACCACACTACAGTTAGGTGTGTTCTATGGTGCACTATACATCTTAGCAGTGGGTGGTGGTGGAACCAAGCCCAACATTTCCACCATTGGTGCAGACCAATTTGATGATTTTGACCCCAAAGAGAAGGCATATAAACTCTCATTCTTTAACTGGTGGTTTTCCAGCATCTTCGTTGGGACCCTTTTTTCATTCACAGTTCTTGTGTACATACAAGACAATGTGGGGTGGGCTCTTGGTTATGGTATTCCAACTATTGGGCTTGCTATAGCATTCATCACATTCATGGCAGGCACACCCTTCTATAGACACAGATTGGCCTCAGGGAGTTCCTTCACTAGAATTGCAAGGGTTATAGTGGCTGCTGTGAGGAAAAGGAATGTGAATGTTCCTGTTGACTCTACACAACTACATGAGCTTGATGTGGAAGAATACAGAAAGAAAGGGAAATTCAGGATTAATTCCACTCATACATTGAG GTTCCTCAACAAGGCTTGTGTGAGAAGTAGTTCAAGTACTAGTGAATGGATGCTGTGCACAGTTACTCAAGTAGAGGAAACTAAACAAATCCTGAGGATGATCCCCATCTGGGTTGCTACATTTATTCCAAGCACAATGCTTGCTCAGACAAACACCCTTTTTGTAAAGCAAGGAGTTACTCTTGATAGACACATTGGCAGATTCAACATTCCACCTGCAAGTTTGATTGCATTCACATCTTTCACCATGCTTGTCTGTGTTGTACTCTATGACCGTGTCTTTGTTAAGATCATGAAGAGATTCACCAAGAATCCCAGAGGGATCACTCTTCTTCAAAGAATGGGCATAGGAATCATGATCCACATAGTGACTATGATAGTAGCATCTTTGACAGAAAGGTATAGACTTAAAGTGGCAAAGGAACATGGGGTAGTTCAAAATGGAAAACAAGTTCCTTTGAGCATATTCATTTTGGCTCCTCAATTTGTGCTGATGGGATTAGGTGAAGCCTTCTTAGAGGTTTCAAAGATAGAGTTCTTCTATGACCAAGCCCCAGAAAGCATGAAGAGCCTTGGAACTTCATTTTCCATTACTACTGTTGGCATTGGGAGTTTCATCAGctcttttcttctctccacAGTTTCAAGCATCACTAAGAAAAATGGCCACAAAGGATGGGTTTTGAACAACCTGAATGCTTCTCATCTTGATTACTACTACGCATTTTTCGTGGTTCTAAACTTTCTGAATTTCATCTTCTTCATGTTTGCTGCAAAGTACTTTGTGTACAGAGCTGAAATTTCAGATTCTATTGATGTGCTTGCACAAGAACTGAAGGAGAAGAGATGCGATGTGTCAAACTAA